In Streptomyces violaceusniger Tu 4113, one DNA window encodes the following:
- a CDS encoding rhodanese-like domain-containing protein, with the protein MNTMGTTKRSVDELLAEAREELDRLEPLDAAAAQVQGALLVDIRYAALRERDGTIPGALIVERNELEWRLDPQCDHRLPEATHHDLRVVVVCNEGYASSFAAVSLRQLGLERATDLIGGFQAWRAAGLPVH; encoded by the coding sequence ATGAACACGATGGGCACGACCAAGCGGAGCGTGGACGAGCTGCTGGCCGAGGCCCGCGAGGAACTCGACCGGCTGGAGCCCCTGGATGCCGCGGCGGCGCAGGTTCAGGGCGCGCTGCTGGTGGACATACGGTACGCGGCGCTGCGGGAGCGCGACGGCACCATCCCGGGGGCGCTGATCGTCGAGCGGAACGAGCTGGAATGGCGGCTCGACCCGCAGTGCGACCACCGGCTGCCCGAGGCCACCCATCACGATCTGCGGGTCGTGGTGGTGTGCAACGAGGGCTACGCGTCCAGCTTCGCCGCGGTCTCGCTGCGCCAACTGGGCCTGGAGCGGGCGACCGATCTCATCGGCGGCTTCCAGGCATGGCGCGCGGCGGGCCTCCCGGTGCACTAG
- a CDS encoding amino acid ABC transporter permease encodes MSSSVLYDAPGPKARVRNRIYSVVGGLAVLGLIVFAVVRLNDKGQFAPGMWNIFNYAGVRTSIRDGVVTTLKVFAVAAVLSLALGVLLAVGRLSDHKAVRWFATGFIELFRAVPLLITIYVLWVLFLTYRSDLGLSGDNTGFWALVIGLTVYNGSVQAEVLRAGINSVPRGQREAAYALGMRKTQVMMTVLVPQAVRAMLPTIISQLVVTLKDTSLGYVITYQELLFQLQQLAGNIVVNDDNPYVPVIIVGGAIYIAMCLALSALATWIERRGRRAKTGIRVADAGQPLAAADALDVVDHSTVSAPDAPTGKTN; translated from the coding sequence ATGAGCTCGAGCGTCCTGTACGACGCCCCCGGCCCCAAGGCCCGCGTCCGGAACCGCATCTACTCCGTCGTCGGCGGGCTGGCCGTCCTCGGGCTGATCGTCTTCGCCGTGGTGCGGCTGAACGACAAGGGTCAGTTCGCGCCCGGGATGTGGAACATCTTCAACTACGCGGGCGTGCGGACCAGCATCCGCGACGGTGTGGTCACCACCTTGAAGGTGTTCGCGGTCGCGGCGGTCCTCTCGCTGGCCCTCGGCGTCCTGCTCGCCGTCGGCCGGCTCTCGGACCACAAGGCCGTCCGCTGGTTCGCGACCGGTTTCATCGAGCTGTTCCGGGCCGTCCCGCTGCTGATCACCATCTACGTGCTGTGGGTGCTCTTCCTGACCTACCGGTCGGACCTGGGCCTCAGCGGTGACAACACCGGCTTCTGGGCGCTGGTCATCGGACTGACCGTCTACAACGGCTCGGTCCAGGCCGAGGTGCTGCGGGCGGGCATCAACTCGGTGCCCAGGGGCCAGCGCGAGGCCGCCTACGCCCTGGGCATGCGCAAGACCCAGGTCATGATGACGGTCCTGGTGCCGCAGGCCGTACGGGCGATGCTGCCGACCATCATCAGCCAGCTGGTGGTGACGCTGAAGGACACCTCCCTCGGCTATGTCATCACCTACCAGGAGCTGCTGTTCCAGCTTCAGCAGCTGGCCGGGAACATCGTCGTCAACGACGACAACCCCTACGTTCCGGTGATCATCGTCGGCGGCGCCATCTACATCGCGATGTGTCTGGCCCTCTCTGCCCTCGCCACCTGGATCGAGCGGCGCGGCCGGCGCGCCAAGACCGGCATCCGGGTCGCGGACGCGGGCCAGCCGCTGGCGGCCGCCGACGCGCTCGACGTCGTCGACCACTCCACGGTCTCCGCCCCGGACGCGCCCACCGGCAAGACGAACTGA
- a CDS encoding putative leader peptide has translation MTDTCLPRFWRRVHLDLVRYAGCVCRPSC, from the coding sequence GTGACTGACACCTGCTTGCCTCGCTTCTGGCGGAGGGTCCATCTGGACCTGGTCCGCTACGCGGGCTGTGTCTGTCGTCCGTCCTGTTGA
- a CDS encoding response regulator transcription factor — MRLLLVEDDNHVAAALSAILSRHGFEVTHARSGEEALQALLPDSGAPFGVVLLDLGLPDQDGFEVCGKIRKRTATPVIMVTARADVRSRIHGLNLGADDYVVKPYDTMELLARIHAVSRRTAPQDTGHGADEGPDGPHPPLRLGPVTIELPTRQVSVNGTTVSLTRKEFDLLALLAQRPGVVFRREQIISEVWRTSWEGTGRTLEVHVASLRSKLRMPALIETVRGVGYRLVAPSR, encoded by the coding sequence GTGAGACTGCTGCTCGTCGAGGACGACAACCACGTCGCCGCGGCCCTGTCGGCCATCCTCTCCCGGCACGGTTTCGAGGTCACCCATGCCCGCAGCGGCGAGGAGGCGCTACAGGCACTGCTGCCCGACTCCGGCGCCCCCTTCGGCGTCGTACTCCTCGACCTCGGCCTGCCCGACCAGGACGGTTTCGAGGTGTGCGGCAAGATCCGCAAGCGCACCGCCACCCCCGTGATCATGGTGACCGCGCGCGCCGATGTGCGCTCGCGCATACACGGGCTCAACCTCGGCGCCGACGACTATGTGGTCAAGCCGTACGACACCATGGAGCTGCTCGCCCGCATCCACGCCGTCAGCCGCCGCACGGCCCCCCAGGACACGGGCCATGGCGCCGACGAGGGCCCGGACGGCCCCCATCCGCCGCTGCGGCTCGGCCCGGTGACCATCGAGCTGCCCACCCGCCAGGTCTCGGTCAACGGCACGACCGTCTCGCTCACCCGTAAGGAGTTCGATCTGCTGGCACTGCTCGCGCAGCGCCCCGGTGTCGTCTTCCGCCGGGAGCAGATCATCAGCGAGGTCTGGCGCACCAGTTGGGAGGGGACGGGGCGCACCCTGGAGGTGCATGTCGCCTCCCTGCGTTCCAAGCTGCGGATGCCCGCCCTGATCGAGACGGTGCGCGGGGTGGGCTACCGCCTCGTCGCCCCGTCCCGCTGA
- the recX gene encoding recombination regulator RecX, with product MTRRTEWPDGSGRPERPDRPDSGAPSLSRAEQGPPPGPEEQARAICLRLLTGTPRTRKQLADALRTRGIPDDAAEEVLSRFEGVGLIDDAAFAEAWVESRHHSRGLARRALARELRTKGVDSALIDDAVGQLDADQEERTAQELVERKLRATRGLDREKRIRRLAGMLARKGYSEGLALRVVRRALEEEGEDPDLLEHHLPDL from the coding sequence ATGACACGGCGGACCGAATGGCCGGACGGCTCGGGCCGTCCGGAGCGCCCGGACCGTCCGGACAGCGGCGCCCCCTCCTTGTCGAGGGCCGAGCAGGGGCCGCCGCCTGGCCCGGAGGAGCAGGCGCGGGCGATCTGCCTGCGCCTGCTCACCGGGACCCCACGCACCCGTAAGCAGCTCGCGGACGCGCTGCGCACCCGGGGCATCCCCGATGACGCGGCGGAGGAGGTGTTGTCCCGGTTCGAGGGCGTCGGCCTGATCGACGACGCGGCGTTCGCCGAGGCATGGGTGGAGTCCCGGCACCACAGCCGGGGGCTCGCCCGGCGGGCGCTCGCCCGTGAGCTGCGCACCAAGGGTGTCGATTCCGCCCTGATCGACGACGCCGTGGGACAGCTCGACGCCGATCAGGAGGAGCGGACGGCGCAGGAGCTGGTCGAGCGCAAGCTGAGGGCCACCCGCGGCCTCGACCGGGAGAAGCGGATCCGCCGTCTCGCCGGGATGCTGGCCCGCAAGGGCTACTCCGAGGGGCTGGCGCTGCGGGTGGTGCGGCGCGCACTGGAGGAGGAGGGAGAGGATCCGGACCTCCTGGAGCACCACCTCCCTGACCTCTGA
- a CDS encoding FAD-dependent monooxygenase, translating into MDPVIVAGAGPVGLTLALALARLEVPVILLDESTGGEESRLARTVVLRPDAAALLERLGCRVTARTRPWTGWRTMRRRQLVRQVALTPGSLFGGERGAGGWDGVLTEAMDSPGADGPEDEAAPAPTASPVHLPQHELTRALRGSLAAIGDEDLVRIVSGSRIDSLEQDDHGVGVRTRGAQATWWRGSYLVGCDGPRSTVRKLLGVRFPGRTAVERHAVAALRAELPWPGEAVLHRSPPWRSIDAEVTARPLPHSLWRVDWLLPPGRDLVTPDALLVRVRDTLTGWCGDSEPPYELLDTGVHTLHHRLALRWRVGRAFLAGDAAHLLGALGTQGLEEGLRDVDNLAWKLSLAWHHGASEALLDSYQAERRGAVGARLRAADQALPLVRAAGGWHAVRRTVRPGGARGHDALLTDGHLGQGPLGAPPVYDRSPLAPAALPDGSITVGTPPGAPVTDVPVTAPDGSVVRLRERLGRELLVVLVAPGTGVWDRRHWMRAGLMPRLAAAVAALPMRTELLVAEAYPGAPAHTVLLVRPDGHLAAALSGVRPSALYACADAVRGGNAARGVPAEASARR; encoded by the coding sequence GTGGACCCGGTGATCGTCGCCGGGGCGGGCCCGGTCGGCCTCACCCTGGCCCTCGCCCTGGCGCGCCTCGAGGTGCCCGTCATCCTGCTGGACGAGTCCACGGGCGGCGAGGAGAGCCGACTGGCCCGCACCGTCGTGCTGCGCCCGGACGCCGCCGCCCTGCTGGAGCGGCTGGGCTGCCGGGTCACCGCCCGGACGCGGCCGTGGACCGGATGGCGCACGATGCGGCGGCGGCAGTTGGTACGGCAGGTGGCCCTCACGCCCGGCAGCCTCTTCGGCGGCGAGCGTGGCGCCGGCGGCTGGGACGGCGTCCTTACGGAGGCCATGGACTCCCCCGGCGCTGACGGGCCGGAGGACGAGGCGGCACCGGCGCCGACGGCCTCACCGGTGCATCTGCCCCAGCATGAGCTCACCCGGGCGCTGCGGGGCTCGCTGGCCGCCATCGGCGACGAGGACCTCGTCCGCATCGTCTCCGGAAGCCGGATCGACAGCCTGGAGCAGGACGACCACGGGGTCGGGGTGCGCACCCGGGGCGCCCAGGCCACCTGGTGGCGGGGCAGCTATCTGGTGGGCTGCGACGGACCGCGGTCCACCGTCCGCAAGCTCCTGGGCGTGCGCTTCCCGGGCCGTACGGCGGTGGAGCGGCACGCCGTCGCGGCGCTGCGCGCCGAACTCCCCTGGCCCGGCGAGGCCGTGCTGCACCGCTCCCCGCCCTGGCGCAGCATCGACGCGGAGGTGACCGCCCGGCCGCTGCCGCACAGCCTGTGGCGGGTCGACTGGCTGCTGCCGCCCGGCCGCGATCTCGTCACCCCCGATGCCCTGCTGGTGCGGGTGCGCGACACCCTCACGGGGTGGTGCGGGGATTCCGAGCCCCCCTATGAGCTGCTGGACACCGGCGTGCACACCCTGCACCACCGGCTCGCGCTGCGCTGGCGCGTGGGGCGCGCCTTCCTGGCCGGGGACGCCGCCCATCTGCTGGGCGCGCTCGGCACCCAGGGCCTCGAAGAGGGGCTGCGGGACGTCGACAACCTCGCCTGGAAGCTGTCCCTGGCCTGGCACCACGGGGCCTCGGAGGCTCTGCTGGACAGCTATCAGGCGGAGCGGCGCGGAGCCGTGGGGGCCCGGCTGCGCGCGGCGGACCAGGCGCTGCCGCTGGTACGGGCGGCCGGCGGCTGGCACGCGGTGCGGCGCACCGTGCGGCCCGGCGGGGCGCGCGGGCACGACGCGCTGCTCACCGACGGTCACCTCGGACAGGGTCCGCTGGGCGCGCCGCCGGTCTACGACCGTTCGCCACTGGCCCCGGCGGCGCTGCCGGACGGCTCGATCACGGTGGGCACGCCGCCCGGGGCGCCGGTCACCGATGTGCCGGTGACCGCGCCGGACGGCTCGGTCGTTCGGCTGCGGGAGCGGCTCGGCCGGGAGCTGCTGGTGGTGCTGGTCGCCCCCGGCACCGGGGTGTGGGACCGCCGTCACTGGATGCGCGCCGGGCTGATGCCGAGGCTGGCGGCTGCCGTCGCGGCGCTGCCCATGCGCACCGAGCTGCTGGTCGCCGAGGCGTATCCGGGAGCCCCGGCGCACACGGTGCTGCTGGTGCGGCCGGACGGCCATCTCGCCGCGGCGCTGTCCGGGGTGCGGCCGAGCGCGCTGTACGCGTGCGCGGACGCGGTCAGGGGCGGGAACGCAGCCAGGGGCGTACCGGCGGAGGCGAGCGCGCGGCGCTAG
- a CDS encoding TAXI family TRAP transporter solute-binding subunit, which translates to MAVTFPRLDRRRALQSAAAGLVALGLLLWWLLAMGGGPSPSGRATFATGVSTGVYDTYGRMLERDLARDLPDVDVRLEQTRGSPDNVQRLARGKATFAIAATDAVAAYQGEGAGRLRACARLYDDYMQLVVPRGSAVRSARDLKHLRVGVGDDGSGVQLITRALIKAAGLDFNRDIRAERVGIDAMPRLLRQGKLDAFFWSGGLPTTAVRTLAHAYPIRLVQLGDLTGPLHRQGGVTRYYRAATVPADAYEEIRRPEPVKTIAVPNLLVTTDRVDPDLAEGVTRTVIENRDRIGAKVHAAQKVDLRTAVFTDPLALHTGAARYYRSVKP; encoded by the coding sequence ATGGCCGTCACCTTTCCGCGCCTGGACCGGCGCCGTGCCCTGCAGTCCGCCGCCGCGGGCCTCGTCGCCCTGGGGCTGCTGCTGTGGTGGCTGCTGGCGATGGGCGGCGGCCCCTCGCCGAGCGGCCGGGCGACCTTCGCGACCGGGGTCTCCACCGGGGTCTACGACACCTATGGCCGGATGCTCGAGCGGGACCTCGCCCGGGACCTCCCCGATGTCGATGTGCGGCTGGAACAGACCAGAGGGTCCCCGGACAACGTCCAACGGCTGGCCCGGGGCAAGGCCACCTTCGCCATCGCCGCCACCGACGCCGTCGCCGCCTACCAGGGGGAGGGAGCCGGGCGGCTGCGGGCCTGCGCCCGGCTGTACGACGACTACATGCAGCTCGTCGTGCCGAGGGGCTCGGCCGTGCGATCAGCCCGCGACCTGAAGCATCTGCGGGTGGGCGTGGGCGACGACGGCTCGGGCGTGCAGCTCATCACCCGGGCACTGATCAAGGCCGCCGGGCTCGACTTCAATCGGGACATCCGCGCGGAGCGGGTCGGCATCGACGCCATGCCGAGGCTGCTGCGGCAGGGCAAGCTCGACGCCTTCTTCTGGTCGGGCGGGCTGCCGACCACCGCGGTGCGCACCTTGGCCCACGCCTACCCGATCCGGCTCGTCCAGCTCGGCGACCTCACCGGCCCGCTGCACCGGCAGGGCGGGGTGACGCGCTACTACCGGGCGGCCACCGTGCCCGCCGACGCGTACGAGGAGATACGCAGGCCGGAGCCGGTCAAGACGATCGCCGTACCGAACCTCCTGGTCACCACGGACCGGGTGGACCCTGATCTGGCGGAGGGCGTCACCCGCACGGTGATAGAGAACCGGGACCGCATCGGGGCGAAGGTGCACGCCGCCCAGAAGGTGGACCTGCGGACCGCCGTCTTCACCGATCCGCTCGCCCTCCACACGGGCGCGGCGCGCTATTACCGCTCGGTCAAGCCGTAG
- a CDS encoding glutamate ABC transporter substrate-binding protein, with product MRIRKTAAAATVVLALAATATACGGEKGTAGDKPKGGEVYSGDYTVAKDVKIDSSTLKAAQKRGKIVIGAKADQPFLGFQDTEGKRSGFDIEIAKMVAADLGFSADKITFKTVDSNVRETSISKGQVDYYVGTYTINDERKKQVGFAGPYYQAGADLLVRMEDKGKITGPDSIKGKKVCSIVGSTPLQEIKKPKYGAKTTELSKYSLCVKQLLDGQVDAVTTDDAILKGYAAQRSTKLHVVGKPFTEEPYGIGMNKNDKALRDAISDSLEEHIKNGDYKKAYEGTLGKSGSSYVAPKTPLPRY from the coding sequence ATGAGGATTCGTAAGACGGCCGCGGCGGCCACGGTGGTTCTCGCGCTGGCCGCGACGGCGACCGCCTGTGGCGGCGAGAAGGGCACCGCCGGGGACAAGCCGAAGGGCGGCGAGGTCTACAGCGGCGACTACACGGTCGCGAAGGACGTGAAGATCGACTCGTCGACCCTGAAGGCGGCGCAGAAGCGCGGCAAGATCGTCATCGGCGCCAAGGCGGACCAGCCCTTCCTCGGGTTCCAGGACACCGAGGGCAAGCGCTCCGGCTTCGACATCGAGATCGCCAAGATGGTCGCCGCCGACCTCGGCTTCTCCGCGGACAAGATCACCTTCAAGACGGTGGACTCCAACGTCCGCGAGACCTCGATCTCCAAGGGCCAGGTCGACTACTACGTCGGCACCTACACCATCAACGACGAGCGCAAGAAGCAGGTCGGCTTCGCGGGCCCGTACTACCAGGCCGGTGCCGACCTCCTGGTCCGCATGGAGGACAAGGGCAAGATCACCGGCCCGGACAGCATCAAGGGCAAGAAGGTCTGCTCGATCGTCGGCTCCACCCCGCTCCAGGAGATCAAGAAGCCGAAGTACGGCGCCAAGACCACCGAGCTGAGCAAGTACTCGCTCTGCGTCAAGCAGCTCCTCGACGGCCAGGTCGACGCGGTCACCACCGACGACGCGATCCTCAAGGGTTACGCCGCCCAGCGCTCCACCAAGCTGCACGTGGTCGGCAAGCCGTTCACCGAGGAGCCGTACGGCATCGGCATGAACAAGAACGACAAGGCGCTCCGCGACGCGATCAGCGACTCGCTCGAGGAGCACATCAAGAACGGCGACTACAAGAAGGCGTACGAAGGCACGCTCGGCAAGTCCGGCTCCTCCTACGTCGCCCCGAAGACCCCCCTGCCCCGCTACTGA
- a CDS encoding cysteine dioxygenase: MRPSTDVITDSASGPAAPPSAAELLDFARRTAADAELVDSLPLDPEGRTWLRLDGPGGSEAWLIGWPPGTGTGWHDHGGSHGAFVAAAGELNEQSLAARLPTEGWKTLELADDVDRERRLPAGQGRAFGPHHVHEVINPSGTEHAVSVHAYYPPLPLMRRYSRTGHTLRLEQVERPEEWG; encoded by the coding sequence GTGCGCCCTTCCACGGACGTCATCACGGACTCGGCATCCGGCCCGGCCGCTCCGCCCAGCGCCGCGGAGCTGCTCGACTTCGCCCGCCGGACCGCCGCCGACGCCGAGCTCGTCGACTCGCTTCCGCTCGATCCGGAGGGCCGCACCTGGCTGCGCCTCGACGGGCCGGGCGGCAGCGAAGCCTGGCTGATCGGCTGGCCCCCGGGCACCGGCACCGGCTGGCACGACCACGGCGGCTCCCATGGCGCCTTCGTCGCGGCGGCGGGTGAGCTCAACGAGCAGTCACTCGCCGCGCGTCTGCCCACCGAGGGCTGGAAGACCCTTGAGCTGGCCGACGATGTGGACCGCGAGCGGCGGCTGCCCGCCGGACAGGGCCGGGCCTTCGGACCGCATCATGTGCATGAGGTGATCAATCCGTCCGGCACCGAGCATGCGGTGTCGGTGCACGCCTACTATCCGCCGCTGCCGCTCATGCGGCGCTACAGCCGCACCGGTCATACGCTGCGGCTGGAGCAGGTCGAGCGGCCCGAGGAGTGGGGATGA
- a CDS encoding amino acid ABC transporter permease yields MNVLLDHLPQFREGFLGTLSITAASAALALVLGIVIAGFRVSPIPPLRAFGTAWVTLLRNTPLTLLFLIAFFVIPQIFFPGTSPFVLAMGALGCYTSSFVCEAVRSGINAVPLGQAEAARSLGMTFFQTLRLIVFPQATRSVIPPMSSIFIALTKNSAIAGAFSNTELFNVSKLLSDKGFAIGWIFLWIALCYLVITFAISGLFRLLESRLEVAR; encoded by the coding sequence ATGAACGTACTCCTCGATCATTTGCCCCAGTTCCGTGAGGGGTTCCTGGGAACCCTCTCCATCACGGCGGCCAGTGCGGCGCTGGCTCTCGTCCTGGGCATTGTCATAGCCGGCTTCCGGGTGTCGCCCATACCGCCGCTGCGGGCCTTCGGGACGGCCTGGGTCACCCTGCTGCGCAACACCCCGCTGACCCTGCTCTTCCTGATCGCGTTCTTCGTGATCCCGCAGATCTTCTTCCCGGGAACGAGCCCGTTCGTTCTCGCCATGGGGGCGCTGGGCTGCTACACGTCGTCCTTCGTCTGCGAGGCCGTACGGTCCGGTATCAACGCCGTGCCGCTCGGCCAGGCGGAGGCCGCCCGCAGCCTGGGGATGACCTTCTTCCAGACCCTCCGGCTGATCGTGTTCCCCCAGGCCACCCGGTCCGTGATTCCCCCCATGAGCAGCATCTTCATCGCGCTCACCAAGAACTCGGCCATCGCCGGGGCGTTCAGCAACACCGAGCTGTTCAATGTCTCGAAGCTGCTGAGCGACAAGGGCTTCGCGATCGGCTGGATCTTCCTGTGGATCGCGCTGTGCTACCTGGTCATCACCTTCGCCATCAGTGGTCTCTTCCGACTGCTGGAGAGCCGCCTGGAGGTGGCCCGATGA
- a CDS encoding class I SAM-dependent methyltransferase, with protein sequence MTVKNGRRWNNTIHYHPRILGAVPDGAQRALDVGCGEGMLARELRQAVPHVTGIDLDAAGIDLGRAYRDDVDYILGDFVSHPFEPASFDVIASVAALHHMDGATGLARMRDLLRPGGVLAVVGLARNTLPKDLPHILAGVAVGAVHRAVKGLWHHPSPIVWPPPVTYPEMRAMAAEILPGSQHRRHLLWRYSIIWRKPQG encoded by the coding sequence ATGACAGTGAAGAACGGCAGGCGGTGGAACAACACCATCCACTACCACCCCCGCATCCTCGGCGCGGTCCCCGACGGCGCCCAGCGCGCCCTGGACGTCGGCTGCGGCGAGGGCATGCTCGCCCGCGAACTCCGGCAGGCCGTACCGCACGTCACCGGCATCGACCTCGACGCGGCCGGCATCGATCTGGGACGCGCGTACCGGGACGATGTCGACTACATCCTCGGCGACTTCGTGAGCCATCCCTTCGAGCCCGCCTCGTTCGACGTCATCGCGTCGGTGGCCGCCCTGCACCACATGGACGGCGCCACCGGGCTGGCCCGTATGCGCGACCTGCTGCGGCCCGGCGGGGTCCTGGCCGTCGTCGGCCTCGCCCGTAACACCCTGCCCAAAGACCTGCCGCACATCCTCGCCGGTGTGGCCGTCGGTGCCGTCCACCGCGCCGTGAAAGGGCTGTGGCACCACCCGTCGCCCATCGTGTGGCCGCCGCCGGTGACGTACCCGGAGATGCGGGCGATGGCCGCCGAGATCCTGCCCGGCTCGCAGCACCGCCGTCATCTCCTGTGGCGTTACAGCATCATCTGGCGCAAGCCGCAGGGTTGA
- a CDS encoding amino acid ABC transporter ATP-binding protein: MSEVSVTKDAAPVADALVALSGVNKHFGALHVLQDIDLTITRGEVVVVIGPSGSGKSTLCRTVNRLETIDAGSITIDGKPLPQEGKELARLRADVGMVFQSFNLFAHKTVLENVMLGQVKVRKTDKKAAEEKARTLLDRVGVGAQADKYPAQLSGGQQQRVAIARALAMDPKVMLFDEPTSALDPEMINEVLEVMQQLARDGMTMVVVTHEMGFARSAANRVVFMADGRIVEEAEPEQFFSNPRSDRAKDFLSKILHH; the protein is encoded by the coding sequence ATGAGCGAAGTATCGGTGACCAAGGACGCCGCACCGGTGGCGGACGCGTTGGTTGCGCTGTCAGGGGTCAACAAGCACTTCGGCGCGCTGCATGTGCTCCAGGACATCGACCTGACCATCACCCGGGGCGAAGTGGTCGTCGTCATCGGGCCGTCCGGGTCCGGGAAGTCGACGCTGTGCCGCACGGTCAACCGGCTGGAGACGATCGACGCCGGGTCCATCACGATCGACGGCAAGCCGCTGCCCCAGGAGGGCAAGGAGCTCGCCCGGCTGCGCGCCGACGTCGGCATGGTCTTCCAGTCCTTCAACCTCTTCGCGCACAAGACGGTGCTCGAGAACGTGATGCTGGGCCAGGTCAAGGTCCGTAAGACGGACAAGAAGGCCGCCGAGGAGAAGGCCCGTACGCTGCTCGACCGGGTGGGCGTCGGTGCCCAGGCGGACAAGTACCCCGCCCAGCTCTCCGGCGGCCAGCAGCAGCGCGTGGCGATCGCGCGCGCCCTGGCCATGGACCCGAAGGTGATGCTCTTCGACGAGCCGACCTCGGCGCTGGACCCGGAGATGATCAACGAGGTGCTGGAGGTCATGCAGCAGCTCGCCAGGGACGGCATGACGATGGTCGTCGTCACGCACGAGATGGGCTTCGCCCGCTCCGCCGCGAACCGGGTGGTCTTCATGGCCGACGGCCGGATCGTCGAAGAGGCCGAGCCGGAGCAGTTCTTCAGCAACCCCCGCAGCGACCGGGCCAAGGACTTCCTGTCGAAGATCCTTCACCACTGA
- a CDS encoding sensor histidine kinase: MRTRLLPLLIVLMAGVLLALGFPLAGSVAAREQQRVVVDRIDDTARFAALAQFVTAGPTGAVGAEGDERLDTLRAELKRYHDLYGIRAGVFYRDRDARPMAEAPGSWRLPDTGESARAFDEALAGRRSHDPPQVWPWQRGRLTVASPVVRDGDVVAVVVTDSPTGQMRSRTLHGWLVIGAGEGAAMLLAVGAAVRLTGWVLRPVRVLDTATHDIATGRMQSRVAAASGPPELRRLARSFNEMADNVEQVLEQQRAFVADASHQLRNPLSALLLRIELLALDLPDGHEEIGSVRAEGKRLASVLDDLLDLALAEHSAADLRLTDIAELAADRVDAWLLVAAREEVGLAYTGPAAITGWADPVALSSALDAVVDNALKFTPEGAHVEVSARADGDTVAIVVADGGPGLTEDELARVGDRFWRSSRHQNISGSGLGLSITRALLAAGGGTIDYAPNEPRGLRVTITVPRTGPSEHVKGPGPVRTRT; this comes from the coding sequence GTGCGCACCCGACTCCTCCCGCTTCTCATCGTCCTTATGGCGGGCGTGCTGCTCGCGCTCGGCTTCCCGCTCGCCGGGAGCGTGGCCGCCCGGGAGCAGCAGCGGGTGGTCGTCGACCGGATCGACGACACCGCGCGCTTCGCCGCGCTCGCCCAGTTCGTCACCGCCGGGCCGACGGGGGCGGTCGGCGCCGAGGGGGACGAGCGGCTGGACACCCTGCGCGCCGAGCTCAAGCGCTACCACGACCTGTACGGCATCCGGGCCGGAGTCTTCTACCGGGACCGGGACGCGCGGCCCATGGCCGAGGCGCCCGGTAGCTGGCGGCTGCCGGACACGGGCGAGAGCGCCCGGGCCTTCGACGAGGCCCTCGCCGGGCGCCGCAGCCACGATCCGCCCCAGGTGTGGCCCTGGCAGCGGGGCAGGCTCACCGTCGCCTCCCCCGTCGTCCGCGACGGGGACGTGGTGGCCGTCGTCGTCACCGACTCGCCCACCGGCCAGATGCGGTCACGGACCCTGCACGGCTGGCTGGTCATCGGCGCGGGCGAAGGCGCCGCGATGCTGCTGGCCGTGGGGGCCGCCGTCCGGCTGACCGGATGGGTGCTGCGGCCCGTGCGCGTCCTGGACACCGCGACCCACGACATCGCGACCGGGCGGATGCAGTCGCGTGTCGCGGCCGCCTCGGGGCCCCCGGAACTGCGGCGGCTCGCCCGCTCGTTCAACGAGATGGCCGACAACGTCGAACAAGTCCTGGAGCAGCAGCGGGCGTTCGTCGCCGACGCCTCCCACCAGCTCCGCAATCCCCTCTCCGCGCTGTTGCTGCGCATCGAGCTGCTGGCGCTCGACCTGCCGGACGGCCATGAGGAGATCGGCTCGGTGCGCGCGGAGGGCAAGCGCCTGGCCAGCGTCCTGGACGATCTGCTCGACCTCGCCCTGGCCGAGCACTCCGCCGCCGATCTGCGGCTCACCGACATCGCGGAGCTGGCGGCCGACCGGGTGGACGCCTGGCTTCTGGTGGCCGCTCGGGAGGAGGTCGGGCTCGCCTACACCGGCCCCGCGGCCATCACCGGCTGGGCCGACCCGGTGGCCCTGTCCAGCGCACTGGACGCCGTCGTCGACAACGCGCTGAAGTTCACGCCCGAGGGGGCGCATGTGGAGGTCTCGGCGCGCGCGGACGGCGACACCGTCGCGATCGTCGTCGCCGACGGCGGCCCGGGCCTCACCGAGGACGAACTCGCCCGGGTCGGCGACCGCTTCTGGCGCAGCAGCCGCCACCAGAACATCTCGGGTTCGGGCCTGGGCCTGTCCATCACCCGCGCCCTGCTCGCGGCGGGCGGGGGCACGATCGACTACGCCCCCAACGAGCCCCGCGGGCTGCGCGTGACCATCACCGTTCCGCGCACCGGGCCGAGTGAGCACGTGAAGGGACCGGGCCCAGTGAGAACGAGAACGTGA